In Beutenbergia cavernae DSM 12333, the DNA window GACGAACAACGCCTCGTTCGGGTACACCGCGGAGTCCGAGCAGCAGCTCGCGATGACCAGGTTCCGCGCTGTCGAGCTCGGTCGCACGGCTGTGCAGATCTCGACCGTCGGCGTCTCCGGCGTCGCCACCCCGAACGGCGTCCTGCGGCACGAGACCGAGCTGTTCACGCCGGCCCAGTTCGCCGAGACCGTCCCGCTGCGGACGTCCCTCACGCCAGCGGCGCGGCTCGGGGACGTCCCGGTCATCACGATGGCGGTGCTCGCGGCGGTCGCGTTCGTCGGAGGGATCGCGACGTGGCGGAGGCGCGCATGACGCAGCCGCACCACACCCGCGAGCCGCGCGTCGTCGTCGTCGTCCCCACGTACGACGAGCGCCGCACGCTGCCGGGCACGCTGAGGCGGCTCCTCGCGGCCGTGCCCGTGGCAGACGTGCTGGTGGTCGACGACGCGAGCCCCGACGGCACAGGGGAGTACGCGGACGAGCAGGCAGCTGCCTCGGACCGCGTGCACGTGCTGCACCGCACGTCGAAGGACGGGCTCGGCCGCGCGTACGTGGCGGGGTTCCGGTGGGCGCTCGACCGCGGCTACGACTACGTCGTCGAGATGGACGCCGACGGTTCGCACCGGCCCGAGCAGCTGCCCGAGCTGCTGTACGCGGCAACCTCCACCGGGGCCGACCTCGTCATCGGGTCACGATGGGTCCGCGGCGGAGAGGTCGTGAACTGGCCGCTGCGGCGCCAGGTGCTGAGCCGAGGTGCCTCCACGTACGCCCGCCTCGCGCTCGGTGTGCCGGTGCGCGACGTGACAGCCGGGTTCCGGGTGTTCCCGGCCCGGACGCTACGGCGTCTGCACCTCGACTCCGTGCAGTCGCAGGGGTACTGCTTCCAGGTCGACCTGACGTGGCGGGTGCACCGGGGCGGCGGTCGCATCGTGGAGGTGCCGGTGTCGTTCGTGGAACGGACGGCGGGGGAGTCGAAGATGAGCCGGGCCATCGTCGTCGAGGCCCTGATGAACGTCACGGCCTGGGGCGCGGAGTACCGCGCGGCCCAGGCCGTGAGGGGTGTGCGCCGGGTCGGTCAGGCGCTGCGGCGCAGCTGACCGCTGCGGAGCAGTGCGAGCCGCTCGTCGAGCAGCACCTCGAGCTCGCCGATCGTCCGGCGCTCGAGCAGCATGTCCCAGTGCGTGCGCTGCGGCTTGGTCGGCTTCGGCTCGGGGCGCGTGGCGTCGCGCAGGAGCGCCTCGCCGCCGCCGGGCGCCTCCCACACGGGGGGCACGTCGGCCTCTGCCGCGAACGGGATGACCAGCACACGCCCGTCGGGGCAGTCGTAGACCGCCTCGATCCGGGGGGCGAAGTCCACGCCCTCCTCGGTCTCCATGCTGTTCGCACCGATCTTCATGCCGCGAAGTGTTCGCTCAGCCATCGCCGTCTCCTCGTCTCGCGCCCGTGGCTCGTGGCCTGGGTCTCGCGTCCTGTAGGTTCCAACGGCCCCGGGCGCACCCATGTTCCACGTCCAGGGTGAAGGTGCTGTGAAGTTCGCGCACGCCGAGGGTGCAGTTGTGCGGCGGACGGCGGCGGTGCGTCGCGACGGTCCGCGCCGGGCGCGTTCGCGGCGCACCAGGCGCCGACGGCGGGGACGACGCCGGGGCGTCAGGGGAGGAGGCGCGTCTCGCCGACGGGCACGGTGGACCACCAGTGGCCGTACCTGCCGTAGACCCCGGGTTCGCGGTCGGCGACGAGCTCGAGCAGCGCGCGCGCCTCGCCGGCGAGCGAAGCCCAGACGTCCTCGGGCAGGGCGTGGAACGCCGTCGCCTCGATGCGGCCGTCGAGCGGCCGCCAGACGCCCGCGACGTACCCGTCGACGAGCAGCGTCGGCAGCACGTCGCCGTTGTTCCTCGTCACCAGCCGGCGGTAGTCGGACGGGATGACGCGGCTGCGGTCGGCGTACGCGAGGAGCACGTTGTCCCACATCGGCAGCAGCCGGGGCGGCGCCTCGGTGTCCGGCGCCGGCCGTGGCGACCCGGGCACGTCGAACAGCACCGAGCCGGCCGGACCCACGAGCTGCTCCACGCCGTCGCCGAGCTCGTCCAGGACGGCCCGGACGGAGGACCGCTGGACGAGGGTGAACTGGCTGACGTCGGCCACGGAGGCCGGCCCGAACGCGACCAGGTAGCGCCGCACGACCTCCCGCAGCGCGGCCCGCGCCGCGTCGGCATCCCGGGGCAGGGTCCGTGCTCCCGACGCCACGTACGAGACCTTCGTCCCGAACGACCACGGCTCCGGCCCGGGCGTGCGCCAGAGCGGCGCGAACGATCGGGTCGCCCACAGCGCCCCCGGCCTCGCCGTCGGCCCGAGACGTCCCGCCAGCCAGTCCTCGAGCTCCTTCGCGGTGCGCGGCGTCTCGGCATGCCGCAGGAGGTCCGGGACCGCCGCGTCGAGATCGTCGACGGCGATGCCCGCAGCGGTGAAGCGCCGGTCACCGAGACGCGCGGCGCGCAGCGTCGGCTGCATCGCCTGGTGGAAGGTGGCGTAGTCGCTCGCGTCGACGGCCTGGAGCGTGACGCGCATGAGCGTTGCCCGCACCACCGTCCGGGCGGCGAACGCGGCGTCGAGCTGCGCGGGATCGAAGTCGGCGAGCCTCGCCCACAGCGCCAGGTAGGGCGAGGCCGGGTGCTGCGCCTGCAGGGCGACGAGACGGCGGACGGCGGCGTGGACGTCGAGGTCCGCCCTGCGCAGGAGGAGCTGACGTTCGAGGGTCGCGCGGTTGAGCTCGCGCGCGGTGACGCTCATGTGGCCGACTCGCCGGACGATCGGCGCGCGCGAGGCGTCGTCACCCGCGGTTGCTCAGCGTCGCGACGCCGACCTCGCGACAGGCGAGGACCGCGCGCCAGTCCTCGACGCCCTCGGACGCCTCGAACCGTCCGGGAGTCAGCTGTTGGGTCATCGCGTCGTCCTATGATCCGGAATTGTCGATCAATCGGCGAACGTACCCGAGCGGGCGCACGCTGTCGAGCACCGCACGTGCCTGGCACCTAGTGTCGTCGGCGTGAGCGACGACTGTCTCGTCTGCCGCAAGCATGCGGACGCCGACGAGGGCCTGCGGGTCTTCCGCGACGAACGCGTGTACGTGGGCCACATGCCGGCCACGCCCGACGCCTACCTGGGGCACCTCCTGGTCGAACCGGTCGAGCACCTGCCCGGCCTCGCGGACCTCGACGTGGAGCAGGCCGAGGCCGTGGGCCGTGCCATGCGACACGCGAGCGCGACGTTGCGGGGCACCGGGTTCGAGCACGTCTACGCGTTCGTCTACGGCGACGCCGTCCCGCATCTTCACGTGCACCTGGTCGGGAGGCGTCCGGGTACACCCCGTGAGTTCTGGGGAGCGGCGATCACGGACTGGCCGGGCGCGCTACGCGGCGGTGCCGACGCCGTCGGCGGTGTCGTCGCCGAGCTGCGCGCGACGTGGCCGACGTAGCCTTGTGCGGGTGACGAGCACACCCGCCCAGTCGCAGCGCCTGCGCGATCTCAGGCTCTTGCGCACCGTGCGCGACCGGATCGACCGGGAGTACGCACAGCCCCTGAACGTGGAGGCCCTCGCGCGCGGCGTGAA includes these proteins:
- a CDS encoding polyprenol monophosphomannose synthase, producing the protein MTQPHHTREPRVVVVVPTYDERRTLPGTLRRLLAAVPVADVLVVDDASPDGTGEYADEQAAASDRVHVLHRTSKDGLGRAYVAGFRWALDRGYDYVVEMDADGSHRPEQLPELLYAATSTGADLVIGSRWVRGGEVVNWPLRRQVLSRGASTYARLALGVPVRDVTAGFRVFPARTLRRLHLDSVQSQGYCFQVDLTWRVHRGGGRIVEVPVSFVERTAGESKMSRAIVVEALMNVTAWGAEYRAAQAVRGVRRVGQALRRS
- a CDS encoding winged helix DNA-binding domain-containing protein, coding for MSVTARELNRATLERQLLLRRADLDVHAAVRRLVALQAQHPASPYLALWARLADFDPAQLDAAFAARTVVRATLMRVTLQAVDASDYATFHQAMQPTLRAARLGDRRFTAAGIAVDDLDAAVPDLLRHAETPRTAKELEDWLAGRLGPTARPGALWATRSFAPLWRTPGPEPWSFGTKVSYVASGARTLPRDADAARAALREVVRRYLVAFGPASVADVSQFTLVQRSSVRAVLDELGDGVEQLVGPAGSVLFDVPGSPRPAPDTEAPPRLLPMWDNVLLAYADRSRVIPSDYRRLVTRNNGDVLPTLLVDGYVAGVWRPLDGRIEATAFHALPEDVWASLAGEARALLELVADREPGVYGRYGHWWSTVPVGETRLLP
- a CDS encoding HIT family protein produces the protein MSDDCLVCRKHADADEGLRVFRDERVYVGHMPATPDAYLGHLLVEPVEHLPGLADLDVEQAEAVGRAMRHASATLRGTGFEHVYAFVYGDAVPHLHVHLVGRRPGTPREFWGAAITDWPGALRGGADAVGGVVAELRATWPT
- a CDS encoding RNA polymerase-binding protein RbpA, producing MAERTLRGMKIGANSMETEEGVDFAPRIEAVYDCPDGRVLVIPFAAEADVPPVWEAPGGGEALLRDATRPEPKPTKPQRTHWDMLLERRTIGELEVLLDERLALLRSGQLRRSA